A stretch of Streptomyces vietnamensis DNA encodes these proteins:
- a CDS encoding class E sortase, with product MARARNRIAGLISLIGELLITAGLVLGLFVVYSLWWTNVLADRAADKDGAQVRGQWADQGPGALDTKDGIGFLHVPAMQNGEVLVKQGTGTDVLNHGVAGYYTDPIKSGLPQDKQGNFTLAAHRDGHGAKFHNIHKVKTGDAIVFETKDTWYVYKVYKTLPETTKYNVDVLQPVPKESGKTKPGRYITLTTCTPMYTSDYRYIVWGELVRTEKVDRDRTPPAELR from the coding sequence GTGGCACGCGCGCGCAACCGGATCGCCGGGCTCATCAGCCTCATCGGCGAACTCCTCATCACGGCGGGCCTGGTGCTCGGCCTCTTCGTCGTCTACTCCCTGTGGTGGACCAACGTCCTCGCCGACCGGGCCGCCGACAAGGACGGCGCCCAGGTCCGCGGCCAGTGGGCCGACCAGGGCCCGGGGGCGCTCGACACCAAGGACGGCATCGGCTTCCTCCACGTCCCCGCCATGCAGAACGGCGAGGTCCTGGTGAAGCAGGGCACCGGCACCGACGTCCTCAACCACGGCGTCGCCGGCTACTACACCGACCCGATCAAGTCCGGGCTGCCGCAGGACAAGCAGGGCAACTTCACGCTCGCCGCGCACCGGGACGGGCACGGCGCCAAGTTCCACAACATCCACAAGGTGAAGACCGGGGACGCGATCGTCTTCGAGACCAAGGACACCTGGTACGTCTACAAGGTCTACAAGACCCTGCCCGAGACCACGAAGTACAACGTGGACGTCCTCCAGCCCGTCCCGAAGGAATCCGGCAAGACCAAGCCCGGCCGCTACATCACCCTGACCACCTGCACCCCCATGTACACCTCGGACTACCGCTACATCGTCTGGGGCGAACTGGTGCGCACGGAGAAGGTCGACCGCGACCGCACGCCTCCGGCGGAACTGCGCTGA